Proteins from one Mesoplodon densirostris isolate mMesDen1 chromosome 1, mMesDen1 primary haplotype, whole genome shotgun sequence genomic window:
- the PCDH18 gene encoding protocadherin-18 isoform X2: MYQMNAKMHFRFVFALLVVSFNSDVLGKNLKYRIYEEQRVGSVIARLSEDVADVLVKLPNPSTVRFRAMQRGNSPLLVVNEDSGEISIGAKIDREQLCQKNLNCSIEFDVITLPTEHLQLFHIEVEVLDINDNSPQFSRPLIPIEISESAAVGTRIPLDSAFDPDVGENSLHTYSLSANDFFNIEVRTRTDGAKYAELIVVRELDRELKSSYELQLTASDMGVPQRSGSSILKISISDSNDNSPAFEQQSYIIQLLENSPIGTLLLDLNATDPDEGANGKIVYSFSSHVSPKIIETFKIDSERGHLTLFKQVDYEITKSYEIDVQAQDLGPNSIPAHCKIIIKVVDVNDNKPEININLMSPGKEEISYIFEGDPIDTFVALVRVQDKDSGLNGEIVCRLHGHGHFKLQKTYENNYLILTNATLDREKRSEYSLTVIAEDKGTPSLSTVKHFTVQINDVNDNPPHFQRSRYEFAISENNSPGAYITTVTATDPDLGENGQVTYTILESFILGSSITTYVTIDPSNGAIYALRIFDHEEVSQITFVVEARDGGSPKQLVSNTTVVLTIIDENDNIPVVIGPALRNNTAEISIPKGAESGFHVTRIRAMDRDSGVNAELSCSIVAGNEENIFVIDPRSCDIHTNVSMESVPYTEWELSVVIQDKGNPQLHTKVLLRCMIFEYAESVTSTAMTSVSQASLDVSMIIIISLGAICAVLLVIMVLFATRCNREKKDTRSYNCRVAESTYQHHPKRPSRQIHKGDITLVPTVNGTLPIRSHHRPSPSSSPTLERGQMGSRQSHNSHQSLNSLVTISSNHVPENFSLELTHATPAVEVSQLLSMLHQGQYQPRPSFRGNKYSRSYRYALQDMDKFSLKDSGRGDSEAGDSDYDLGRDSPIDRLLGEGFSDLFLTDGRIPAAMRLCTEECRVLGHSDQCWMPPLPSPSSDYRSNMFIPGEEFPAQPQQQHPHPSLEDDTQPVDSGEKKKSFSTFGKDSPNDEDSGDTSTSSLLSEMSNVFQRLLPPSLDTYSECSEMDRSNSLERRKGPLSAKTVGYPQGVAAWAASTHFQNPTTNSGPPLGTHSSVQPSSKWLPAMEEIPENYEEDDFDNVLSHLGDGKHELMDASELVAEINKLLQDVRQS; the protein is encoded by the exons ATGTACCAAATGAATGCTAAGATGCACTTTAGATTCGTTTTTGCACTCCTGGTGGTATCTTTCAACTCCGATGTACTGGGCAAGAATTTGAAATACAGGATTTATGAGGAGCAGAGGGTTGGATCGGTAATTGCAAGACTATCAGAGGATGTGGCTGATGTTTTAGTTAAGCTACCTAATCCTTCTACCGTTCGCTTTCGAGCCATGCAAAGGGGAAATTCTCCTCTACTCGTGGTCAACGAGGATAGCGGGGAAATCAGCATAGGGGCAAAAATTGACCGCGAACAACTATGCCAGAAAAACTTGAACTGTTCCATAGAGTTTGATGTGATCACTCTACCCACTGAGCATCTGCAGCTTTTCCATATCGAAGTTGAAGTACTGGATATTAATGACAATTCTCCCCAGTTTTCAAGACCTCTCATACCAATTGAGATATCAGAGAGTGCAGCAGTTGGGACTCGTATCCCTCTGGACAGTGCATTTGATCCGGATGTTGGGGAAAATTCCCTCCACACGTACTCTCTCTCTGCCAATGATTTCTTTAATATCGAGGTTCGGACTAGGACTGATGGAGCGAAGTATGCAGAACTCATAGTGGTTAGAGAGCTGGATCGGGAGCTGAAGTCAAGCTATGAGCTTCAGCTCACCGCCTCGGACATGGGGGTGCCTCAGAGGTCTGGCTCATCCATACTAAAAATCAGCATTTCAGACTCTAATGACAACAGCCCTGCTTTTGAGCAGCAGTCTTATATAATACAGCTCTTAGAAAACTCCCCCATTGGCACTTTGCTGCTAGATCTGAATGCCACTGATCCAGATGAGGGCGCTAATGGGAAAATTGTCTATTCCTTCAGCAGTCATGTGTCTCCCAAAATTATAGAGACTTTTAAGATTGATTCAGAAAGAGGACATTTGACTCTTTTCAAGCAAGTGGATTATGAAATCACCAAATCCTATGAGATCGATGTTCAGGCTCAGGATTTGGGTCCAAATTCAATCCCAGCTCATTGCAAAATTATAATTAAGGTTGTGGATGTTAATGACAATAAACCTGAAATTAACATAAACCTCATGTcccctggaaaggaagaaatatctTATATTTTTGAAGGGGATCCTATTGACACATTTGTTGCCTTGGTCAGGGTTCAGGACAAGGATTCTGGGCTGAATGGAGAAATAGTTTGTAGGCTTCACGGACATGGTCACTTTAAACTTCAGAAGACTTATGAAAACAATTACTTAATCTTGACAAATGCCACGCTGGATAGAGAAAAGAGGTCTGAATACAGTTTGACTGTCATCGCTGAGGACAAGGGGACACCCAGTCTCTCAACAGTTAAACATTTTACTGTTCAAATCAATGATGTAAATGACAATCCACCCCACTTCCAGAGAAGTCGATACGAATTTGCAATCTCAGAGAATAACTCGCCAGGGGCATATATCACCACTGTTACGGCCACAGATCCTGATCTTGGAGAAAACGGGCAAGTTACATACACCATTTTGGAGAGTTTTATCCTGGGAAGTTCCATAACTACATATGTAACCATTGACCCATCTAATGGAGCCATCTATGCCCTCAGAATCTTTGATCATGAGGAAGTGAGTCAGATCACTTTTGTGGTCGAAGCAAGAGACGGTGGAAGTCCAAAGCAACTTGTAAGCAATACCACAGTTGTGCTCACCATCATTGATGAAAATGACAACATCCCTGTGGTTATAGGACCAGCACTGCGCAATAATACCGCAGAAATCTCCATCCCCAAAGGGGCTGAAAGCGGCTTTCATGTCACAAGGATAAGGGCAATGGACAGAGACTCTGGTGTGAATGCTGAACTCAGCTGCTCCATAGTAGCAGGTAATGAGGAGAATATCTTTGTAATTGATCCACGGTCATGTGACATCCATACCAACGTCAGCATGGAATCTGTTCCCTACACAGAATGGGAGCTCTCAGTTGTCATCCAGGACAAAGGCAATCCTCAGCTGCATACCAAAGTCCTTCTGCGATGTATGATCTTTGAATATGCAGAGTCAGTGACAAGTACAGCAATGACCTCAGTAAGCCAGGCATCCTTGGATGTCTCCATGAttataattatttccttaggagcAATTTGTGCAGTGTTGTTGGTTATTATGGTGCTGTTTGCAACTAGGTGTAACCGAGAAAAGAAAGACACTAGATCCTACAACTGCAGGGTAGCGGAATCAACTTACCAGCATCACCCAAAAAGACCCTCCAGGCAGATCCACAAAGGGGACATCACATTGGTGCCTACCGTAAATGGCACTCTGCCCATCAGATCTCATCACAGACCGTCTCCTTCTTCATCTCCTACCTTAGAAAGAGGGCAAATGGGCAGCCGGCAGAGTCACAACAGTCACCAGTCCCTCAACAGTCTGGTGACAATCTCATCGAACCACGTGCCAGAGAATTTCTCATTAGAACTCACCCATGCCACCCCTGCTGTTGAG GTCTCCCAGCTTCTTTCAATGCTTCACCAGGGACAATATCAACCAAGGCCAAGTTTTCGAGGAAACAAATATTCCAGGAGCTATAG ATATGCCCTTCAAGACATGGACAAATTTAGCCTGAAAGACAGTGGCCGTGGTGACAGTGAAGCAGGAGACAGTGATTATGATTTGGGGCGAGATTCTCCAATAGACAGGTTGCTGGGCGAAGGATTCAGCGACCTGTTTCTTACAGATGGAAGAATCCCAGCAG CTATGAGGCTGTGCACGGAAGAGTGCAGGGTCCTGGGACACTCTGACCAGTGCTGGATGCCACCTCTGCCCTCACCTTCCTCTGATTATAGGAGTAACATGTTCATTCCGGGGGAAGAATTCCCAGCACAGCCCCAGCAGCAACATCCGCATCCGAGTCTTGAGGATGACACCCAGCCGGTAGACTCTGGTGAGAAGAAGAAGAGTTTTTCCACTTTTGGGAAGGACTCCCCAAACGATGAGGACTCTGGGGATACCAGCACCTCCTCTCTGCTCTCGGAAATGAGCAATGTGTTCCAGCGCCTCTTACCCCCTTCCCTGGACACCTATTCTGAGTGTAGTGAGATGGATCGATCCAACTCTCTCGAACGCCGGAAGGGACCTTTGTCAGCCAAGACTGTGGGTTACCCACAAGGGGTGGCGGCCTGGGCGGCCAGTACGCATTTTCAAAACCCCACCACCAACTCTGGTCCCCCACTTGGAACTCATTCCAGTGTGCAGCCTTCTTCAAAATGGTTGCCGGCCATGGAGGAGATCCCTGAAAATTATGAAGAGGATGATTTCGACAATGTGCTCAGCCACCTCGGTGATGGCAAACATGAACTCATGGATGCCAGTGAGCTAGTGGCTGAGATTAACAAACTGCTTCAAGATGTCCGCCAGAGctag
- the PCDH18 gene encoding protocadherin-18 isoform X1, with protein MYQMNAKMHFRFVFALLVVSFNSDVLGKNLKYRIYEEQRVGSVIARLSEDVADVLVKLPNPSTVRFRAMQRGNSPLLVVNEDSGEISIGAKIDREQLCQKNLNCSIEFDVITLPTEHLQLFHIEVEVLDINDNSPQFSRPLIPIEISESAAVGTRIPLDSAFDPDVGENSLHTYSLSANDFFNIEVRTRTDGAKYAELIVVRELDRELKSSYELQLTASDMGVPQRSGSSILKISISDSNDNSPAFEQQSYIIQLLENSPIGTLLLDLNATDPDEGANGKIVYSFSSHVSPKIIETFKIDSERGHLTLFKQVDYEITKSYEIDVQAQDLGPNSIPAHCKIIIKVVDVNDNKPEININLMSPGKEEISYIFEGDPIDTFVALVRVQDKDSGLNGEIVCRLHGHGHFKLQKTYENNYLILTNATLDREKRSEYSLTVIAEDKGTPSLSTVKHFTVQINDVNDNPPHFQRSRYEFAISENNSPGAYITTVTATDPDLGENGQVTYTILESFILGSSITTYVTIDPSNGAIYALRIFDHEEVSQITFVVEARDGGSPKQLVSNTTVVLTIIDENDNIPVVIGPALRNNTAEISIPKGAESGFHVTRIRAMDRDSGVNAELSCSIVAGNEENIFVIDPRSCDIHTNVSMESVPYTEWELSVVIQDKGNPQLHTKVLLRCMIFEYAESVTSTAMTSVSQASLDVSMIIIISLGAICAVLLVIMVLFATRCNREKKDTRSYNCRVAESTYQHHPKRPSRQIHKGDITLVPTVNGTLPIRSHHRPSPSSSPTLERGQMGSRQSHNSHQSLNSLVTISSNHVPENFSLELTHATPAVEQVSQLLSMLHQGQYQPRPSFRGNKYSRSYRYALQDMDKFSLKDSGRGDSEAGDSDYDLGRDSPIDRLLGEGFSDLFLTDGRIPAAMRLCTEECRVLGHSDQCWMPPLPSPSSDYRSNMFIPGEEFPAQPQQQHPHPSLEDDTQPVDSGEKKKSFSTFGKDSPNDEDSGDTSTSSLLSEMSNVFQRLLPPSLDTYSECSEMDRSNSLERRKGPLSAKTVGYPQGVAAWAASTHFQNPTTNSGPPLGTHSSVQPSSKWLPAMEEIPENYEEDDFDNVLSHLGDGKHELMDASELVAEINKLLQDVRQS; from the exons ATGTACCAAATGAATGCTAAGATGCACTTTAGATTCGTTTTTGCACTCCTGGTGGTATCTTTCAACTCCGATGTACTGGGCAAGAATTTGAAATACAGGATTTATGAGGAGCAGAGGGTTGGATCGGTAATTGCAAGACTATCAGAGGATGTGGCTGATGTTTTAGTTAAGCTACCTAATCCTTCTACCGTTCGCTTTCGAGCCATGCAAAGGGGAAATTCTCCTCTACTCGTGGTCAACGAGGATAGCGGGGAAATCAGCATAGGGGCAAAAATTGACCGCGAACAACTATGCCAGAAAAACTTGAACTGTTCCATAGAGTTTGATGTGATCACTCTACCCACTGAGCATCTGCAGCTTTTCCATATCGAAGTTGAAGTACTGGATATTAATGACAATTCTCCCCAGTTTTCAAGACCTCTCATACCAATTGAGATATCAGAGAGTGCAGCAGTTGGGACTCGTATCCCTCTGGACAGTGCATTTGATCCGGATGTTGGGGAAAATTCCCTCCACACGTACTCTCTCTCTGCCAATGATTTCTTTAATATCGAGGTTCGGACTAGGACTGATGGAGCGAAGTATGCAGAACTCATAGTGGTTAGAGAGCTGGATCGGGAGCTGAAGTCAAGCTATGAGCTTCAGCTCACCGCCTCGGACATGGGGGTGCCTCAGAGGTCTGGCTCATCCATACTAAAAATCAGCATTTCAGACTCTAATGACAACAGCCCTGCTTTTGAGCAGCAGTCTTATATAATACAGCTCTTAGAAAACTCCCCCATTGGCACTTTGCTGCTAGATCTGAATGCCACTGATCCAGATGAGGGCGCTAATGGGAAAATTGTCTATTCCTTCAGCAGTCATGTGTCTCCCAAAATTATAGAGACTTTTAAGATTGATTCAGAAAGAGGACATTTGACTCTTTTCAAGCAAGTGGATTATGAAATCACCAAATCCTATGAGATCGATGTTCAGGCTCAGGATTTGGGTCCAAATTCAATCCCAGCTCATTGCAAAATTATAATTAAGGTTGTGGATGTTAATGACAATAAACCTGAAATTAACATAAACCTCATGTcccctggaaaggaagaaatatctTATATTTTTGAAGGGGATCCTATTGACACATTTGTTGCCTTGGTCAGGGTTCAGGACAAGGATTCTGGGCTGAATGGAGAAATAGTTTGTAGGCTTCACGGACATGGTCACTTTAAACTTCAGAAGACTTATGAAAACAATTACTTAATCTTGACAAATGCCACGCTGGATAGAGAAAAGAGGTCTGAATACAGTTTGACTGTCATCGCTGAGGACAAGGGGACACCCAGTCTCTCAACAGTTAAACATTTTACTGTTCAAATCAATGATGTAAATGACAATCCACCCCACTTCCAGAGAAGTCGATACGAATTTGCAATCTCAGAGAATAACTCGCCAGGGGCATATATCACCACTGTTACGGCCACAGATCCTGATCTTGGAGAAAACGGGCAAGTTACATACACCATTTTGGAGAGTTTTATCCTGGGAAGTTCCATAACTACATATGTAACCATTGACCCATCTAATGGAGCCATCTATGCCCTCAGAATCTTTGATCATGAGGAAGTGAGTCAGATCACTTTTGTGGTCGAAGCAAGAGACGGTGGAAGTCCAAAGCAACTTGTAAGCAATACCACAGTTGTGCTCACCATCATTGATGAAAATGACAACATCCCTGTGGTTATAGGACCAGCACTGCGCAATAATACCGCAGAAATCTCCATCCCCAAAGGGGCTGAAAGCGGCTTTCATGTCACAAGGATAAGGGCAATGGACAGAGACTCTGGTGTGAATGCTGAACTCAGCTGCTCCATAGTAGCAGGTAATGAGGAGAATATCTTTGTAATTGATCCACGGTCATGTGACATCCATACCAACGTCAGCATGGAATCTGTTCCCTACACAGAATGGGAGCTCTCAGTTGTCATCCAGGACAAAGGCAATCCTCAGCTGCATACCAAAGTCCTTCTGCGATGTATGATCTTTGAATATGCAGAGTCAGTGACAAGTACAGCAATGACCTCAGTAAGCCAGGCATCCTTGGATGTCTCCATGAttataattatttccttaggagcAATTTGTGCAGTGTTGTTGGTTATTATGGTGCTGTTTGCAACTAGGTGTAACCGAGAAAAGAAAGACACTAGATCCTACAACTGCAGGGTAGCGGAATCAACTTACCAGCATCACCCAAAAAGACCCTCCAGGCAGATCCACAAAGGGGACATCACATTGGTGCCTACCGTAAATGGCACTCTGCCCATCAGATCTCATCACAGACCGTCTCCTTCTTCATCTCCTACCTTAGAAAGAGGGCAAATGGGCAGCCGGCAGAGTCACAACAGTCACCAGTCCCTCAACAGTCTGGTGACAATCTCATCGAACCACGTGCCAGAGAATTTCTCATTAGAACTCACCCATGCCACCCCTGCTGTTGAG CAGGTCTCCCAGCTTCTTTCAATGCTTCACCAGGGACAATATCAACCAAGGCCAAGTTTTCGAGGAAACAAATATTCCAGGAGCTATAG ATATGCCCTTCAAGACATGGACAAATTTAGCCTGAAAGACAGTGGCCGTGGTGACAGTGAAGCAGGAGACAGTGATTATGATTTGGGGCGAGATTCTCCAATAGACAGGTTGCTGGGCGAAGGATTCAGCGACCTGTTTCTTACAGATGGAAGAATCCCAGCAG CTATGAGGCTGTGCACGGAAGAGTGCAGGGTCCTGGGACACTCTGACCAGTGCTGGATGCCACCTCTGCCCTCACCTTCCTCTGATTATAGGAGTAACATGTTCATTCCGGGGGAAGAATTCCCAGCACAGCCCCAGCAGCAACATCCGCATCCGAGTCTTGAGGATGACACCCAGCCGGTAGACTCTGGTGAGAAGAAGAAGAGTTTTTCCACTTTTGGGAAGGACTCCCCAAACGATGAGGACTCTGGGGATACCAGCACCTCCTCTCTGCTCTCGGAAATGAGCAATGTGTTCCAGCGCCTCTTACCCCCTTCCCTGGACACCTATTCTGAGTGTAGTGAGATGGATCGATCCAACTCTCTCGAACGCCGGAAGGGACCTTTGTCAGCCAAGACTGTGGGTTACCCACAAGGGGTGGCGGCCTGGGCGGCCAGTACGCATTTTCAAAACCCCACCACCAACTCTGGTCCCCCACTTGGAACTCATTCCAGTGTGCAGCCTTCTTCAAAATGGTTGCCGGCCATGGAGGAGATCCCTGAAAATTATGAAGAGGATGATTTCGACAATGTGCTCAGCCACCTCGGTGATGGCAAACATGAACTCATGGATGCCAGTGAGCTAGTGGCTGAGATTAACAAACTGCTTCAAGATGTCCGCCAGAGctag
- the PCDH18 gene encoding protocadherin-18 isoform X3: protein MYQMNAKMHFRFVFALLVVSFNSDVLGKNLKYRIYEEQRVGSVIARLSEDVADVLVKLPNPSTVRFRAMQRGNSPLLVVNEDSGEISIGAKIDREQLCQKNLNCSIEFDVITLPTEHLQLFHIEVEVLDINDNSPQFSRPLIPIEISESAAVGTRIPLDSAFDPDVGENSLHTYSLSANDFFNIEVRTRTDGAKYAELIVVRELDRELKSSYELQLTASDMGVPQRSGSSILKISISDSNDNSPAFEQQSYIIQLLENSPIGTLLLDLNATDPDEGANGKIVYSFSSHVSPKIIETFKIDSERGHLTLFKQVDYEITKSYEIDVQAQDLGPNSIPAHCKIIIKVVDVNDNKPEININLMSPGKEEISYIFEGDPIDTFVALVRVQDKDSGLNGEIVCRLHGHGHFKLQKTYENNYLILTNATLDREKRSEYSLTVIAEDKGTPSLSTVKHFTVQINDVNDNPPHFQRSRYEFAISENNSPGAYITTVTATDPDLGENGQVTYTILESFILGSSITTYVTIDPSNGAIYALRIFDHEEVSQITFVVEARDGGSPKQLVSNTTVVLTIIDENDNIPVVIGPALRNNTAEISIPKGAESGFHVTRIRAMDRDSGVNAELSCSIVAGNEENIFVIDPRSCDIHTNVSMESVPYTEWELSVVIQDKGNPQLHTKVLLRCMIFEYAESVTSTAMTSVSQASLDVSMIIIISLGAICAVLLVIMVLFATRCNREKKDTRSYNCRVAESTYQHHPKRPSRQIHKGDITLVPTVNGTLPIRSHHRPSPSSSPTLERGQMGSRQSHNSHQSLNSLVTISSNHVPENFSLELTHATPAVEQVSQLLSMLHQGQYQPRPSFRGNKYSRSYRYALQDMDKFSLKDSGRGDSEAGDSDYDLGRDSPIDRLLGEGFSDLFLTDGRIPAGVTCSFRGKNSQHSPSSNIRIRVLRMTPSR from the exons ATGTACCAAATGAATGCTAAGATGCACTTTAGATTCGTTTTTGCACTCCTGGTGGTATCTTTCAACTCCGATGTACTGGGCAAGAATTTGAAATACAGGATTTATGAGGAGCAGAGGGTTGGATCGGTAATTGCAAGACTATCAGAGGATGTGGCTGATGTTTTAGTTAAGCTACCTAATCCTTCTACCGTTCGCTTTCGAGCCATGCAAAGGGGAAATTCTCCTCTACTCGTGGTCAACGAGGATAGCGGGGAAATCAGCATAGGGGCAAAAATTGACCGCGAACAACTATGCCAGAAAAACTTGAACTGTTCCATAGAGTTTGATGTGATCACTCTACCCACTGAGCATCTGCAGCTTTTCCATATCGAAGTTGAAGTACTGGATATTAATGACAATTCTCCCCAGTTTTCAAGACCTCTCATACCAATTGAGATATCAGAGAGTGCAGCAGTTGGGACTCGTATCCCTCTGGACAGTGCATTTGATCCGGATGTTGGGGAAAATTCCCTCCACACGTACTCTCTCTCTGCCAATGATTTCTTTAATATCGAGGTTCGGACTAGGACTGATGGAGCGAAGTATGCAGAACTCATAGTGGTTAGAGAGCTGGATCGGGAGCTGAAGTCAAGCTATGAGCTTCAGCTCACCGCCTCGGACATGGGGGTGCCTCAGAGGTCTGGCTCATCCATACTAAAAATCAGCATTTCAGACTCTAATGACAACAGCCCTGCTTTTGAGCAGCAGTCTTATATAATACAGCTCTTAGAAAACTCCCCCATTGGCACTTTGCTGCTAGATCTGAATGCCACTGATCCAGATGAGGGCGCTAATGGGAAAATTGTCTATTCCTTCAGCAGTCATGTGTCTCCCAAAATTATAGAGACTTTTAAGATTGATTCAGAAAGAGGACATTTGACTCTTTTCAAGCAAGTGGATTATGAAATCACCAAATCCTATGAGATCGATGTTCAGGCTCAGGATTTGGGTCCAAATTCAATCCCAGCTCATTGCAAAATTATAATTAAGGTTGTGGATGTTAATGACAATAAACCTGAAATTAACATAAACCTCATGTcccctggaaaggaagaaatatctTATATTTTTGAAGGGGATCCTATTGACACATTTGTTGCCTTGGTCAGGGTTCAGGACAAGGATTCTGGGCTGAATGGAGAAATAGTTTGTAGGCTTCACGGACATGGTCACTTTAAACTTCAGAAGACTTATGAAAACAATTACTTAATCTTGACAAATGCCACGCTGGATAGAGAAAAGAGGTCTGAATACAGTTTGACTGTCATCGCTGAGGACAAGGGGACACCCAGTCTCTCAACAGTTAAACATTTTACTGTTCAAATCAATGATGTAAATGACAATCCACCCCACTTCCAGAGAAGTCGATACGAATTTGCAATCTCAGAGAATAACTCGCCAGGGGCATATATCACCACTGTTACGGCCACAGATCCTGATCTTGGAGAAAACGGGCAAGTTACATACACCATTTTGGAGAGTTTTATCCTGGGAAGTTCCATAACTACATATGTAACCATTGACCCATCTAATGGAGCCATCTATGCCCTCAGAATCTTTGATCATGAGGAAGTGAGTCAGATCACTTTTGTGGTCGAAGCAAGAGACGGTGGAAGTCCAAAGCAACTTGTAAGCAATACCACAGTTGTGCTCACCATCATTGATGAAAATGACAACATCCCTGTGGTTATAGGACCAGCACTGCGCAATAATACCGCAGAAATCTCCATCCCCAAAGGGGCTGAAAGCGGCTTTCATGTCACAAGGATAAGGGCAATGGACAGAGACTCTGGTGTGAATGCTGAACTCAGCTGCTCCATAGTAGCAGGTAATGAGGAGAATATCTTTGTAATTGATCCACGGTCATGTGACATCCATACCAACGTCAGCATGGAATCTGTTCCCTACACAGAATGGGAGCTCTCAGTTGTCATCCAGGACAAAGGCAATCCTCAGCTGCATACCAAAGTCCTTCTGCGATGTATGATCTTTGAATATGCAGAGTCAGTGACAAGTACAGCAATGACCTCAGTAAGCCAGGCATCCTTGGATGTCTCCATGAttataattatttccttaggagcAATTTGTGCAGTGTTGTTGGTTATTATGGTGCTGTTTGCAACTAGGTGTAACCGAGAAAAGAAAGACACTAGATCCTACAACTGCAGGGTAGCGGAATCAACTTACCAGCATCACCCAAAAAGACCCTCCAGGCAGATCCACAAAGGGGACATCACATTGGTGCCTACCGTAAATGGCACTCTGCCCATCAGATCTCATCACAGACCGTCTCCTTCTTCATCTCCTACCTTAGAAAGAGGGCAAATGGGCAGCCGGCAGAGTCACAACAGTCACCAGTCCCTCAACAGTCTGGTGACAATCTCATCGAACCACGTGCCAGAGAATTTCTCATTAGAACTCACCCATGCCACCCCTGCTGTTGAG CAGGTCTCCCAGCTTCTTTCAATGCTTCACCAGGGACAATATCAACCAAGGCCAAGTTTTCGAGGAAACAAATATTCCAGGAGCTATAG ATATGCCCTTCAAGACATGGACAAATTTAGCCTGAAAGACAGTGGCCGTGGTGACAGTGAAGCAGGAGACAGTGATTATGATTTGGGGCGAGATTCTCCAATAGACAGGTTGCTGGGCGAAGGATTCAGCGACCTGTTTCTTACAGATGGAAGAATCCCAGCAG GAGTAACATGTTCATTCCGGGGGAAGAATTCCCAGCACAGCCCCAGCAGCAACATCCGCATCCGAGTCTTGAGGATGACACCCAGCCGGTAG